Proteins found in one Allorhizobium pseudoryzae genomic segment:
- a CDS encoding mandelate racemase/muconate lactonizing enzyme family protein, protein MKLASLTTHVVAVPPPHIGGMYWIFVELETACGIRGLGEIYATAFDPNALVPLIEDVFERYLEGHDPHRIERFWRAAYSSGFTQRPDPTMMGIVSGLEIACWDIIGKAAGRPVADLLGGTVHERLRAYTYLYPKNASGDYDYNDPDLAAEEAVRMVELGFTAVKFDPAGPYTQYSGHHLSLGVMERCETFCRKIRDAIGARADILFGTHGQMVPASAIRLAKRLEKYDPLWFEEPVPPGQEAAMATVARATSIPVSTGERLTTKYEFQRVLQEGAASILQMNVARVGGLLEAKKIAGMAECFYAEIAPHLYNGPVGAAASIQLAAATPNFLIHEAIMDFSGFHAAVLKTKLVVEDGYLIPSREPGIGVELNHDVVAAHTPYTGKRLHLQMAPDHADVKRFSPAKG, encoded by the coding sequence ATGAAGCTTGCGTCTTTGACCACCCATGTGGTTGCCGTTCCGCCCCCGCATATCGGCGGCATGTACTGGATCTTCGTGGAACTGGAAACCGCCTGCGGCATTCGCGGACTGGGCGAAATCTATGCGACCGCCTTTGATCCGAACGCGCTGGTGCCGCTGATCGAGGATGTCTTTGAGCGGTATCTGGAGGGCCATGACCCGCACCGGATCGAGCGCTTCTGGCGCGCCGCCTATTCGAGCGGGTTCACACAGCGGCCGGACCCGACGATGATGGGAATCGTTTCCGGGCTGGAGATCGCCTGCTGGGATATAATCGGCAAGGCGGCGGGGCGGCCGGTGGCCGACCTTCTGGGCGGCACCGTGCATGAGCGCCTGCGCGCCTACACCTATCTCTATCCGAAAAATGCCAGCGGCGACTACGACTACAACGATCCGGACCTTGCCGCCGAAGAAGCCGTGCGCATGGTGGAACTTGGATTCACCGCCGTGAAGTTCGATCCCGCCGGCCCCTACACGCAGTATAGCGGCCATCATCTGTCGCTCGGCGTGATGGAGCGCTGCGAGACCTTCTGCCGCAAGATCCGTGACGCGATCGGCGCCCGGGCCGATATCCTGTTCGGGACGCATGGGCAAATGGTTCCGGCCTCCGCCATCCGGCTCGCCAAGCGGCTGGAGAAATACGATCCGCTGTGGTTCGAGGAGCCGGTGCCGCCCGGCCAGGAGGCGGCGATGGCGACGGTTGCCCGCGCCACATCCATTCCGGTTTCCACCGGCGAACGGCTAACGACGAAATACGAATTCCAGCGCGTGCTGCAGGAAGGGGCTGCCTCCATTCTGCAGATGAATGTCGCGCGCGTCGGCGGCCTGCTGGAGGCAAAGAAGATCGCCGGAATGGCGGAGTGCTTTTATGCCGAGATCGCGCCGCATCTCTACAACGGGCCGGTAGGGGCTGCGGCCAGCATTCAGCTTGCCGCCGCCACGCCGAATTTCCTCATCCATGAGGCGATCATGGATTTCTCCGGCTTCCATGCCGCAGTGCTGAAGACCAAGCTGGTTGTGGAAGACGGCTACCTGATCCCGTCTCGCGAGCCAGGCATCGGCGTGGAACTGAACCACGACGTGGTCGCTGCCCATACACCCTATACAGGCAAGCGGCTTCATTTGCAGATGGCGCCGGACCACGCCGATGTGAAGCGGTTTTCTCCGGCCAAGGGATGA
- a CDS encoding GMC family oxidoreductase yields the protein MEVDFIVVGAGSAGCILASRLSESGRYSVLLLEAGSKGNSVWLKIPVGYAKSYYNPAVNWMHWSAPQPELNDRRLYVPRGKVVGGSGAINAMVYVRGDRADFDDWRAAGNPGWGFDDVLPTFRRLETHAHGDTEWHGGKGPIHITPMRDGIHPISRAFLRAGAELGFQQNLDFNGETLEGVGVYDINTRNGFRSHSGVEYLTPALKRQNLTLETGALAERLLFDETGRVTGVEVSQHGRLRQLHARREVILSAGAVQSPLLLQRSGLADGALLQEHGLAVKRHLPAVGKNLQDHLCASVYYRARRPTLNGLFGSLTGKAWCGLQYLATRKGPFAMSVNQAGGFLTGRPEAERANLQIYFNPLSYRIPSDPRVGLLPEPYPGFLMAFSACRPASRGEIRLTSPGATAEPLIQPNYLTADRDIAEVLEGMRLIRRLAGATALSDWVTEEVSPSPAVADDAGLLDYFRDNCGSIYHLCGTCAMGPDAVSAVVDHRLRVHGVPDLRIADASIFPNITAGNINAPTMMVAEKAADLILQDAKA from the coding sequence ATGGAGGTCGATTTCATCGTGGTCGGTGCCGGTTCCGCCGGCTGCATCCTCGCCAGCCGGCTGTCGGAGAGCGGGCGATATTCGGTTCTGCTGCTGGAGGCAGGCAGCAAGGGCAACTCGGTCTGGCTCAAAATCCCGGTTGGCTATGCGAAGAGCTATTACAATCCGGCAGTCAACTGGATGCACTGGAGCGCGCCGCAGCCGGAACTGAACGACCGGCGCCTCTACGTGCCGCGCGGCAAGGTGGTTGGCGGGTCCGGCGCCATCAATGCCATGGTCTATGTGCGCGGCGACCGCGCTGACTTTGACGACTGGAGGGCCGCCGGAAATCCCGGCTGGGGGTTCGACGACGTGCTGCCGACGTTCCGCAGGCTTGAGACGCACGCCCATGGCGACACCGAATGGCACGGTGGCAAGGGACCGATCCACATCACGCCGATGCGCGACGGCATCCACCCGATCAGCCGCGCCTTCCTGCGCGCCGGCGCGGAACTGGGCTTTCAGCAAAACCTCGATTTCAACGGCGAAACGCTGGAAGGGGTTGGGGTCTACGACATCAATACCCGCAACGGATTCCGCTCGCATTCGGGTGTGGAGTACCTGACGCCGGCGCTAAAGCGCCAGAACCTCACCCTGGAAACCGGGGCGCTGGCTGAGCGACTGCTGTTCGACGAGACGGGGCGGGTGACCGGCGTGGAGGTGTCCCAGCACGGTCGCCTGCGGCAGTTGCATGCGCGGCGAGAGGTGATCCTCTCCGCCGGCGCCGTACAATCGCCGCTTCTGCTGCAGCGCTCGGGGCTGGCGGATGGCGCGCTTCTGCAGGAGCATGGTCTTGCCGTAAAACGACACCTGCCGGCGGTGGGGAAAAACCTGCAGGACCATCTCTGCGCCAGCGTCTATTATCGCGCGCGGCGCCCGACGCTGAACGGCCTCTTCGGCTCACTCACCGGCAAGGCCTGGTGCGGACTGCAGTATCTTGCCACCCGCAAGGGTCCCTTCGCCATGAGCGTCAACCAGGCCGGCGGTTTTCTGACAGGCAGGCCGGAGGCGGAGCGGGCCAACCTGCAGATCTATTTCAACCCCCTCTCCTATCGCATCCCGAGCGATCCGAGGGTCGGACTGCTGCCGGAGCCCTATCCCGGCTTCCTGATGGCTTTCAGTGCCTGCCGCCCGGCAAGCCGCGGCGAAATCCGGCTTACATCCCCCGGTGCAACCGCCGAACCGCTCATCCAGCCGAACTATCTGACGGCAGACCGGGACATCGCAGAGGTGCTGGAGGGAATGCGGCTAATCCGCCGTTTGGCAGGGGCCACGGCACTTTCCGATTGGGTGACGGAGGAGGTGTCGCCCTCGCCCGCCGTGGCGGATGACGCAGGGCTTCTCGATTATTTCCGCGACAATTGCGGTTCGATCTATCATCTCTGCGGCACCTGCGCGATGGGACCGGACGCGGTGAGCGCCGTGGTGGATCACCGGCTGCGGGTACATGGCGTGCCGGACCTGCGGATCGCGGATGCCTCGATCTTCCCCAACATCACCGCCGGCAACATCAACGCACCGACCATGATGGTGGCGGAAAAGGCCGCTGACCTCATTCTTCAGGATGCAAAAGCCTGA
- a CDS encoding F0F1 ATP synthase subunit epsilon: MADSFDFELVSPERLLLSEKVTEVVIPATLGEMTVMAKHAPTMTTIKPGVVTVKLASGGTKKYVVFGGFADILPTGCTLLAESAVPQDEANRDLLQQRIDALRQDISDAPTDEHRTKLEHMLADLTHLNHAVLPA; the protein is encoded by the coding sequence ATGGCCGACTCTTTCGATTTTGAACTGGTTTCGCCCGAGCGCCTTCTCCTGTCGGAAAAGGTGACGGAAGTCGTGATCCCGGCGACGCTCGGTGAAATGACCGTGATGGCGAAACATGCGCCGACGATGACGACCATCAAGCCCGGCGTGGTGACGGTGAAGCTCGCATCGGGCGGCACCAAGAAATACGTCGTGTTCGGCGGTTTCGCAGACATTCTGCCGACCGGCTGCACGCTGCTTGCCGAATCTGCCGTGCCGCAGGACGAAGCCAACCGCGATCTCCTGCAGCAGCGCATCGATGCCCTGCGCCAGGACATTTCGGATGCGCCGACGGACGAGCACCGCACCAAGCTCGAGCACATGCTGGCGGACCTGACGCATCTCAACCATGCGGTTCTGCCGGCCTGA
- the atpD gene encoding F0F1 ATP synthase subunit beta, with the protein MARAATLNTTSSSVTESVGRVTQVIGAVVDVAFSGDLPAILNALETDNNGNRLVLEVAQHLGENQVRTIAMDSTEGLVRGQKVVNTGAPISVPVGDETLGRIINVIGEPVDELGPIPTEARRGIHQPAPDYVEQSTEAEILVTGIKVVDLLAPYAKGGKIGLFGGAGVGKTVLIMELINNVAKAHGGYSVFAGVGERTREGNDLYHEMIESKVNVDPHENNGSAAGSKCALVYGQMNEPPGARARVALTGLTIAEDFRDKGQDVLFFVDNIFRFTQAGSEVSALLGRIPSAVGYQPTLATDMGALQERITTTHKGSITSVQAIYVPADDLTDPAPATSFAHLDATTVLSRSIAEKGIYPAVDPLDSTSRMLDPMIIGEEHYEVARKVQSTLQRYKSLQDIIAILGMDELSEEDKQTVARARKIERFLSQPFHVAEIFTGSPGKLVSLEDTIKGFKGLVNGDYDHLPEAAFYMVGSIEEAIEKAKKLAAA; encoded by the coding sequence ATGGCTAGAGCAGCGACCCTGAATACCACCTCGAGCAGCGTGACCGAGTCCGTCGGCCGCGTGACCCAGGTTATCGGCGCCGTCGTCGACGTTGCCTTCTCCGGCGACCTGCCGGCGATCCTGAACGCGCTGGAAACCGACAACAACGGCAACCGCCTCGTTCTGGAAGTGGCGCAGCACCTTGGTGAAAACCAGGTCCGCACCATCGCCATGGACTCGACCGAAGGTCTCGTCCGCGGCCAGAAGGTCGTCAACACCGGCGCTCCGATCTCCGTTCCGGTCGGTGACGAAACGCTCGGCCGCATCATCAACGTCATCGGCGAGCCGGTTGACGAACTCGGCCCGATCCCGACGGAAGCCCGCCGCGGCATCCACCAGCCGGCTCCGGACTACGTCGAGCAGTCGACGGAAGCCGAGATCCTGGTCACCGGCATCAAGGTCGTCGACCTCTTGGCTCCGTACGCCAAGGGCGGCAAGATCGGCCTGTTCGGCGGCGCCGGCGTCGGCAAGACCGTTCTCATCATGGAACTGATCAACAACGTGGCGAAGGCCCACGGCGGTTACTCCGTCTTCGCCGGCGTCGGTGAGCGTACCCGGGAGGGCAACGACCTCTACCACGAAATGATCGAGTCCAAGGTCAACGTCGATCCACATGAAAACAACGGTTCTGCCGCTGGTTCGAAGTGCGCCCTCGTCTATGGCCAGATGAACGAACCGCCGGGTGCGCGCGCTCGCGTCGCTCTGACGGGTCTGACGATCGCTGAAGACTTCCGCGACAAGGGCCAGGACGTTCTGTTCTTCGTCGATAACATCTTCCGCTTCACGCAGGCCGGTTCCGAAGTGTCGGCTCTGCTCGGCCGTATCCCGTCGGCCGTTGGTTATCAGCCGACGCTTGCGACCGACATGGGCGCCCTGCAGGAACGCATCACCACCACCCACAAGGGCTCGATCACCTCGGTTCAGGCGATCTACGTTCCCGCCGACGACTTGACCGACCCGGCTCCGGCCACCTCGTTCGCCCACCTGGACGCAACGACCGTTCTGTCCCGTTCGATCGCCGAAAAGGGCATCTACCCGGCCGTTGACCCGCTCGACTCCACGTCGCGCATGCTCGACCCGATGATCATCGGCGAAGAGCATTACGAAGTGGCTCGTAAGGTGCAGTCGACGCTGCAGCGCTACAAGTCTCTCCAGGACATCATCGCCATCCTCGGCATGGACGAACTGTCGGAAGAGGACAAGCAGACGGTTGCCCGCGCCCGCAAGATCGAGCGCTTCCTGTCTCAGCCGTTCCACGTTGCTGAAATCTTCACCGGTTCGCCGGGCAAGCTGGTTTCGCTCGAAGACACGATCAAGGGCTTCAAGGGCCTCGTCAACGGCGACTACGACCATCTGCCGGAAGCCGCCTTCTACATGGTTGGTTCGATCGAAGAAGCGATCGAAAAGGCCAAGAAGCTGGCCGCCGCTTAA